In Halopelagius longus, the following proteins share a genomic window:
- a CDS encoding alpha/beta fold hydrolase — protein sequence MPTVRTNDVETYYERRGDGPPVVFVHGAILDAAQWTPQMNALEGEYTVVAYDVRGHGRTGGSARESYSVELLAADLRALVAALDLDRPVVCGLSMGGCIAQVYAAAHPDEVAGLVLADTFTPELFDRREWLQRSAMLRATVPFVRLVGYERVERAMVWLHERFSKGVSGDYGRIESLRAEGPKMETAEFAKVVRAVAAFHETTVDYSAVAAPTLVLYGEFEPSFVRRHAAKMAAEIPRVTVREVPGAGHASNLDDPDFFTDAVRAFLAVIDFGADGTETGTREGASGPE from the coding sequence ATGCCCACCGTCCGGACGAACGACGTAGAGACGTACTACGAACGACGCGGAGACGGCCCGCCCGTCGTGTTCGTCCACGGCGCTATCCTCGACGCCGCGCAGTGGACGCCGCAGATGAACGCCCTCGAAGGCGAGTACACTGTCGTCGCCTACGACGTGCGCGGCCACGGCCGCACCGGCGGTTCGGCGAGGGAGTCGTACTCCGTAGAACTCCTCGCGGCGGACCTCCGCGCACTCGTCGCCGCCTTGGACCTCGACCGGCCCGTCGTCTGCGGGCTCTCGATGGGCGGATGCATCGCGCAGGTGTACGCCGCCGCCCACCCCGACGAGGTGGCCGGTCTGGTGCTCGCCGACACGTTCACGCCGGAGTTGTTCGACCGGCGCGAGTGGCTTCAGCGCTCGGCGATGCTTCGGGCCACCGTCCCGTTCGTCCGACTCGTCGGTTACGAACGGGTGGAGCGAGCGATGGTGTGGCTCCACGAACGCTTCTCGAAGGGGGTCAGCGGCGACTACGGGCGGATAGAGAGCCTGCGGGCCGAGGGGCCGAAGATGGAGACGGCGGAGTTCGCCAAGGTGGTCCGCGCCGTCGCCGCCTTCCACGAGACGACGGTGGACTACTCGGCCGTCGCCGCCCCGACGCTGGTCCTGTACGGCGAGTTCGAACCGTCGTTCGTCCGGCGGCACGCGGCGAAGATGGCGGCCGAGATTCCGCGCGTCACCGTCCGGGAGGTGCCCGGCGCGGGGCACGCCTCGAACCTCGACGACCCGGACTTTTTCACCGACGCGGTGCGGGCGTTCCTCGCGGTCATCGACTTCGGTGCCGACGGAACGGAGACGGGGACGCGCGAGGGCGCGTCGGGACCGGAGTGA
- a CDS encoding DUF7289 family protein, with amino-acid sequence MKLRTDRRGVSEAISFVLIFSLIVTSVALVYAVGAQELTDVRDYERLNNAERAFDVFADNVEDVSQRGAPSRGTEIKLADASLRTEGVARINVTGDYRTGSTDPARDFTTGNITLSPLTFEAGGTGRIRYVGGAVVRDDGEVGDGRMVRPPANVLDEDRTVLTVIQLEPRGSPVVAGSQTVRIRTEQSARDVLVADSGRFDEVTVNVTSLYAPAWAEYFESEGFSCTTLAAPDGDDPGRVSCTKTDVRRLHLVYVKLTTTFE; translated from the coding sequence GTGAAACTCCGGACCGACCGGCGCGGCGTCAGCGAGGCTATCAGTTTCGTCCTCATCTTCTCGCTCATCGTGACGTCCGTCGCCCTCGTGTACGCAGTCGGGGCGCAGGAACTCACGGACGTGCGGGACTACGAACGGTTGAACAACGCCGAACGGGCGTTCGACGTGTTCGCGGACAACGTCGAGGACGTGAGCCAACGCGGCGCGCCCAGTCGCGGGACGGAGATAAAACTCGCCGACGCGTCGCTCCGAACGGAGGGGGTGGCTCGCATCAACGTGACGGGCGACTACCGCACGGGATCGACCGACCCCGCCCGCGACTTCACCACCGGGAACATAACGCTCTCGCCTCTCACCTTCGAGGCGGGCGGGACCGGTCGCATCCGGTACGTCGGCGGCGCGGTGGTCCGCGACGACGGCGAGGTGGGCGACGGGCGGATGGTGCGCCCGCCGGCGAACGTCCTCGACGAGGACCGGACGGTGCTCACGGTGATACAACTCGAACCGCGCGGGTCGCCGGTAGTCGCGGGGTCCCAGACCGTCCGCATCCGAACCGAACAGTCCGCCCGCGACGTTCTCGTCGCGGACTCCGGGAGGTTCGACGAGGTGACGGTGAACGTCACCTCCCTGTACGCGCCGGCGTGGGCCGAGTACTTCGAGTCGGAGGGGTTCTCCTGCACGACGCTGGCCGCGCCCGACGGCGACGACCCGGGCCGCGTCTCCTGCACGAAGACGGACGTGCGCCGACTCCACCTCGTCTACGTGAAACTCACGACGACGTTCGAGTGA
- a CDS encoding DMT family transporter, which translates to MGSGETETERASAADGGAFAPAATGPLLAASLWGGMYVVSKWGFAAVPPVTLTFLRLAVGAATLLVVVRLTRPGRSFSASERRQFVGLGALVGLTLVAQFVGTDLTNASQGSLLTVSTPVFTLLLGVAVLGESLTRRRTVGMALAVVGTLVVVGGQYDLSSLGGSNLLGVGALLLGSLGWAGYTVYGAPLVRRYSAIEAATYSTVAAVPMVAVFVPVELFVFDAPATTTVTPTLAAAVVYLGVFSTAAAWYAWYKGLESLDAGAVAVFFFAQPVVGTLLGVTLLGESVGPAFVAGGVVMSLGVYLVSTDE; encoded by the coding sequence ATGGGCTCGGGTGAGACGGAGACCGAACGGGCGTCCGCCGCGGACGGCGGAGCCTTCGCGCCCGCCGCGACCGGACCGTTGCTCGCGGCGTCGCTGTGGGGTGGCATGTACGTCGTGAGTAAGTGGGGGTTCGCCGCCGTCCCGCCCGTGACGCTCACGTTCCTGCGCCTCGCGGTGGGGGCGGCGACGCTTCTGGTCGTCGTCCGCCTGACGCGGCCCGGCCGGTCGTTCTCCGCGTCGGAACGCCGGCAGTTCGTCGGGTTGGGCGCGCTCGTCGGCCTCACGTTGGTCGCGCAGTTCGTCGGCACGGACCTCACGAACGCGAGTCAGGGGTCGCTCCTGACCGTCTCGACGCCCGTCTTCACCTTGCTGTTGGGCGTCGCCGTCTTGGGCGAGTCGCTGACGCGGCGGCGGACGGTCGGGATGGCGCTGGCCGTCGTCGGAACGCTCGTCGTCGTCGGCGGGCAGTACGACCTCTCGTCGCTCGGCGGGTCGAACCTCCTCGGCGTCGGCGCGCTACTCCTCGGAAGCCTCGGGTGGGCCGGCTACACGGTGTACGGCGCGCCTCTCGTCCGGCGGTACTCGGCGATAGAGGCGGCGACGTACTCGACGGTGGCCGCCGTCCCGATGGTCGCCGTCTTCGTCCCCGTGGAGTTGTTCGTCTTCGACGCGCCCGCGACGACGACGGTGACGCCGACGCTCGCCGCCGCCGTCGTCTACCTCGGCGTCTTCAGCACCGCCGCGGCGTGGTACGCGTGGTACAAGGGGCTGGAATCGCTGGACGCCGGGGCCGTCGCGGTGTTCTTCTTCGCGCAACCGGTCGTCGGCACCTTGCTGGGCGTGACGCTCCTCGGAGAGAGCGTCGGCCCGGCGTTCGTCGCCGGCGGCGTCGTGATGTCGCTCGGCGTCTACCTCGTCAGTACCGACGAGTGA